The following proteins are co-located in the Dromiciops gliroides isolate mDroGli1 chromosome 2, mDroGli1.pri, whole genome shotgun sequence genome:
- the LOC122739204 gene encoding ATP synthase F(0) complex subunit C2, mitochondrial-like, giving the protein MYACAKFVSTPALVRSSSQLLSRPLSAVVLRLPEMQTDENLSILAASGPSTLIVPRYGFQTSTASMDIDTAAKFIGAGPATVGVAGSGAGIGTVFGSLIIGYARNPSLKQQLFSYTILGFGLSEVMWLFCLIVAFLILFAMS; this is encoded by the coding sequence ATGTATGCCTGTGCCAAGTTCGTCTCTACCCCTGCCCTTGTGAGAAGCAGCTCTCAGCTACTGAGTAGACCGTTATCTGCAGTAGTGCTAAGACTGCCAGAGATGCAGACAGATGAGAACCTCAGCATTTTGGCAGCATCAGGTCCCTCAACCTTGATTGTCCCCAGATATGGATTCCAAACAAGCACTGCCTCAATGGATATTGACACAGCAGCCAAGTTCATTGGGGCTGGGCCTGCCACTGTAGGGGTGGCTGGTTCTGGAGCTGGGATTGGGACTGTGTTTGGAAGTCTCATCATTGGTTATGCCAGGAATCCCTCCCTGAAGCAGCAGCTCTTCTCCTACACCATCCTGGGCTTTGGCCTGTCTGAGGTCATGTGGCTCTTTTGCCTGATTGTGGCCTTCCTCATCCTCTTTGCCATGTCGTGA